Proteins from one Entomospira culicis genomic window:
- a CDS encoding ADP-ribosylglycohydrolase family protein: protein MQSQLSRAQGCLMGQVAGDSLGSLVEFKNPKMIRQLYPNGVRKLEDGGVWRTLAGQPTDDSELALALWHDP from the coding sequence ATGCAGAGTCAATTGAGCCGAGCGCAAGGCTGTTTGATGGGGCAAGTTGCCGGAGACTCGCTGGGGAGCTTGGTAGAATTTAAGAATCCCAAGATGATCCGTCAGCTTTACCCCAATGGCGTACGCAAGCTCGAAGATGGCGGGGTATGGCGTACGCTTGCCGGGCAACCCACCGACGACTCAGAGCTGGCTTTAGCCTTGTGGCACGATCCTTGA